The following coding sequences lie in one Cygnus olor isolate bCygOlo1 chromosome 8, bCygOlo1.pri.v2, whole genome shotgun sequence genomic window:
- the KIAA1614 gene encoding uncharacterized protein KIAA1614 homolog, giving the protein MLRGHMEGGRRLEPGRALRPPASPERPEPPRGPHAVLESKVKALKEKRGAGRPGAPTTTTSAPPERPSPKKPRPRRGKPGMDAAVAEPRAQLRTYLTDGLLDAGEPPEPSHGTQGTRRVPGGSQQHPKEGSRGGAPPAADGGGAVAGWEPLSLAERVERNRRLLQEVLGLAAAGSAHEVLASDGDWDSGVSLQDAEGCRAFVPGQELELSPRHEQAKQLLQRARMKARTNPLRASHDLLLLPAAPRPSREPSGTPRPSFAPREGEGPAGGSLSDSSSGESSCGPRRPRGPSPSRVRFEDESARDAEVRYLERLRHRRPLGSALERAGSEARGQPGDGAGPAKARGGDVPTGGKCRACGSLLGAAEPAESSPVARGREHGGPGAAQAEPKSRPLGPGGSPLWILPSRQRIHTEKIKETYIGDVRRTDEVDSALESTDTSDSCRTDSEEVGPRSPHPRAHRDPRARGHRAPRAPAQKEARAGKGVSVASSPRAGAVGSGAPCPSPSGSRDGGDPNEAPGGGEPPAPSSQPAGGSRVPAPPVTGVTSTRKACSQVPCRKNLTSSRRCLEPDAGGASPKPEGAGQRRGPCGPIWLPGSPLRALSTNNCNNTRGQDSPGTGGGAPPQPGSEPSGDAAGTPRVQQDGSTAPGEPARAVSRKGSGASASSGLKKLLSSLSQSTKQRLGRFRCYSMEQLPAPSSSPGMKKSPSLQSLPRKATSAQSLHALLGKAPRASAYLLPQPGPRDRTGASGPRRSLSVEDIGTPDLPRTVGRVVEVFPDGTSQLELQRPPHGSFGFRLTSGHGRPDTGVYVQEMSDAGTAKLYAGLLGVGDEILQVNGAAVSGLGLARIRELLLRADSLSLRVLRQRPARR; this is encoded by the exons ATGCTCAGGG GGCACATGGAGGGGGGCCGTCGCCTTGAGCCGGGGCGAGCCCTACGGCCCCCGGCATCACCGGagcgccccgagcccccccggggcccccaCGCCGTCCTGGAGAGCAAGGTGAAGGCGCTGAAGGAGAAGCGGGGCGCCGGCCGGCCGGGGGCCCCCACGACCACCACCAGCGCTCCCCCCGAGCGCCCCTCGCCCAAaaagccccggccccgcagggGGAAGCCCGGGATGGACGCGGCGGTGGCGGAGCCGCGGGCTCAGCTCCGCACCTACCTGACGGACGGGCTGCTGGACGCCGGGGAGCCCCCGGAGCCCTCCCACGGCACCCAGGGGACACGGAGGGTGCCGGGGGgtagccagcagcaccccaaggAGGGGTCCCGGGGCGGTGCCCCCCCAGCAGCGGATGGCGGCGGGGCGGTGGCAGGCTGGGAGCCGCTCTCCTTGGCCGAGCGGGTGGAGAGGAACCGgcggctgctgcaggaggtgctggggctggcggcggcCGGCTCGGCGCACG AGGTGCTGGCGAGCGATGGGGACTGGGACTCGGGGGTCTCGCTGCAGGACGCCGAGGGCTGCAG ggCCTTTGTTCCCGGGCAGGAGCTCGAGCTGAGCCCACGCCATGAGCAggccaagcagctgctgcagcgcGCCCGCATGAAGGCTCGCACGAACCCGCTGCGCGCCAGCCacgacctcctcctcctccccgccgccccgcgccccag CAGGGAGCCCAGCGGGACGCCGAGGCCGAGCTTCGCCCCGCGGGAGGGCGAGGGGCCGGCGGGCGGGAGCCTGAGCGACTCGTCCAGCGGGGAGTCCAGCTGCGGGCCCCGGCGGCCGCGGGGACCCTCCCCGTCCCGCGTGCGCTTCGAGGACGAGTCCGCCCGCGACGCCGAGGTGCGCTACCTGGAGCGCCTGCGGCACCGGCGGCCGCTGGGCTCGGCGCTGGAGCGTGCTGGCAGCGAAGCCCGTGGGCAGCCAGGGGATGGAGCCGGCCCCGCAAAAGCCCGGGGCGGTGACGTCCCCACTGGGGGCAAGTGCCGAGCCTGTGGCTCTCTCCTCGGTGCCGCCGAGCCAGCCGAAAGCAGCCCCGTGGCTCGTGGACGGGAGCATGGAGGGCCTGGAGCTGCCCAGGCAGAGCCCAAATCCCGGCCCCTGGGTCCCGGGGGGTCCCCGCTTTGGATCCTGCCCTCCCGGCAGCGCATCCACACCGAGAAGATCAAGGAGACCTACATTGGGGATGTCCGCCGCACCGACGAGGTGGACTCGGCGCTGGAGAGCACCGACACCTCCGACAGCTGCCGCACGGACAGCGAGGAGGTGggaccccgcagcccccacccGCGGGCTCACCGGGACCCCCGGGCTCGTGGCCACCGGGCCCCCCGGGCCCCAGCGCAGAAGGAGGCGCGGGCTGGCAAGGGGGTGAGCGTggccagcagcccccgggctggggctgtgggctCGGGGGCACCTTGCCCCTCACCCTCTGGCAGCCGGGATGGGGGGGACCCCAATGAGGCACCGGGCGGCggcgagcccccagccccctcctcgCAGCCAGCGGGGGGTTCCCGTGTCCCTGCGCCCCCCGTCACTGGCGTCACCAGCACCAGAAAAGCCTGCTCCCAGGTGCCTTGCAGGAAAAACCTCACCAGCAGCCGCCGGTGCCTGGAGCCCGATGCTGGGGGCGCTTCCCCCAAACCCGAGGGcgcggggcagcggcggggTCCCTGCGGCCCCATCTGGCTCCCGGGGAGCCCCCTCCGTGCCTTGTCCACCAACAACTGCAACAACACCCGCGGGCAGGACAGCCCGGGGACAGGAGGAG GGGCACCGCCACAGCCTGGGTCTGAACCCTCTGGGGATGCTGCCGGGACACCCAGGGTGCAGCAGGACGGGAGCACAGCACCTGG ggaGCCGGCGCGGGCGGTGAGCCGCAAGGGCAGCGGCGCCTCGGCGTCCTCGGGGCTGAAGAAGCTCCTGAGCAGCCTGAGCCAGAGCACCAAGCAGCGCCTGGGCCGCTTCCGCTGCTACAGCATGGAGCAGCTCccggcccccagcagcagccccggcatGAAGAAATCGCCCTCGCTGCAGTCCCTG CCCCGAAAAGCCACCTCTGCCCAGAGCCTGCACGCCCTCCTGGGCAAGGCGCCCCGCGCCAGCGCATACCTCCTGCCCCAGCCGGGGCCCAGGGACAG GACGGGGGCCTCGGGGCCGCGGCGCTCGCTCAGCGTGGAGGACATCGGCACGCCCGACCTGCCGCGCACGGTGGGGCGCGTGGTGGAGGTGTTCCCCGACGGCAccagccagctggagctgcagcggCCCCCGCACGGCTCCTTCGGCTTCCGCCTCACCTCCGGGCACGGCCGGCCCGACACAG GCGTCTACGTGCAGGAGATGTCGGACGCCGGCACGGCCAAGCTGTACGCGGGGCTGCTGGGCGTGGGCGACGAGATCCTGCAGGTCAACGGGGCCGCCGTGTCGGGCCTGGGGCTGGCCCGCATCCGCGAGCTGCTGCTCCGCGCCGACAGCCTGTCCCTCCGCGTGCTCAGGCAGCGCCCGGCCCGCCGGTAG